A region of Vitis vinifera cultivar Pinot Noir 40024 chromosome 15, ASM3070453v1 DNA encodes the following proteins:
- the LOC132255237 gene encoding uncharacterized mitochondrial protein AtMg00810-like produces MSLFIYHTTSEVLILLVYVDDILVIGSSQKLISHFISYLHDKFALRDLDPLSYFLGIQAHYQGSILHLNQQKYIIDLLNCTHKENSKPTPTPGSLGSTLSQLNGVPLPNPFEYHRTIGALQYITLTRHDIAFAINKACQFMSKPSGVHWLAVK; encoded by the coding sequence ATGTCCCTCTTCATTTACCACACTACTTCAGAGGTGCTTATTCTCCTTGTATACGTCGATGACATTTTGGTCATTGGAAGCAGTCAGAAACTGATCTCTCACTTCATCTCCTATCTCCATGATAAGTTTGCACTCAGAGATCTTGACCCTCTGTCCTATTTCTTGGGTATTCAAGCTCACTATCAAGGCTCAATATTGCACCTCAATCAGCAGAAGTATATTATAGACTTGCTCAACTGCACTCACAAGGAGAACTCCAAACCTACACCCACACCAGGTAGCCTTGGAAGCACACTCTCTCAGTTGAATGGTGTGCCTCTACCAAACCCCTTTGAATATCATCGAACAATAGGGGCTCTGCAATATATCACTTTAACAAGGCATGATATTGCCTTTGCCATAAACAAAGCATGTCAGTTCATGTCTAAACCCTCCGGTGTCCACTGGCTTGCTGTCAAATGA